A single Anopheles funestus chromosome 2RL, idAnoFuneDA-416_04, whole genome shotgun sequence DNA region contains:
- the LOC125761417 gene encoding sodium/potassium-transporting ATPase subunit alpha isoform X5, with protein MPQTGRTDSYRVATVAPLKDDNRTADGQFKSRRKMPPKKKTDLDDLKQELDIDYHKITPEELYQRLQTHPENGLSHAKAKENLERDGPNALTPPKQTPEWVKFCKNLFGGFALLLWIGAILCFIAYSIQASTVEEPADDNLYLGIVLAAVVIVTGIFSYYQESKSSKIMESFKNMVPQFATVLREGEKLTLRAEDLVIGDVVEVKFGDRIPADVRIIEARNFKVDNSSLTGESEPQSRGPDFTHENPLETKNLAFFSTNAVEGTAKGVVISCGDHTVMGRIAGLASGLDTGETPIAKEIHHFIHLITGVAVFLGVTFFVIAFILGYHWLDAVIFLIGIIVANVPEGLLATVTVCLTLTAKRMASKNCLVKNLEAVETLGSTSTICSDKTGTLTQNRMTVAHMWFDNQIIEADTTEDQSGVQYDRTSPGFKALSRIATLCNRAEFKGGQDGVPILKKEVSGDASEAALLKCMELALGDVMNIRKRNKKVCEIPFNSTNKYQVSIHETEDPSDPRYLLVMKGAPERILERCSTIFINGKEKLMDEEMKEAFNNAYLELGGLGERVLGFCDFLLPSDKYPVGFKFNSDEVNFQVENLRFVGLMSMIDPPRAAVPDAVAKCRSAGIKVIMVTGDHPITAKAIAKSVGIISEGNETVEDIAQRLNIPVSEVNPREAKAAVVHGSELRDLSSDQMDEILRYHTEIVFARTSPQQKLIIVEGCQRMGAIVAVTGDGVNDSPALKKADIGVAMGIAGSDVSKQAADMILLDDNFASIVTGVEEGRLIFDNLKKSIAYTLTSNIPEISPFLAFILCDIPLPLGTVTILCIDLGTDMVPAISLAYEHAESDIMKRPPRDPFNDKLVNERLISMAYGQIGMIQAAAGFFVYFVIMAENGFLPLKLFGLRKSWDSKAINDLTDSYGQEWTYRDRKTLEFTCHTAFFVSIVVVQWADLIICKTRRNSIFHQGMRNWALNFGLVFETILAAILSYTPGMDKGLRMFPLKFVWWLPALPFSLSIFVYDEIRRFYLRRNPGGWLEQETYY; from the exons ATGCCGCAG ACCGGTAGGACGGACTCGTACCGTGTGGCCACGGTGGCCCCACTTAAGGATGACAATCGCACAGCCGATGGCCAGTTCAAG TCAAGACGCAAAATGccgccaaaaaagaaaactgattTAGATGATCTGAAGCAGGAGCTCGACATCGATTACCACAAGATCACACCGGAGGAACTGTACCAGCGACTACAGACACATCCGGAAAAT gGTCTGAGTCATGCAAAAGCCAAGGAGAATTTGGAACGTGATGGACCAAACGCCCTGACCCCACCCAAACAGACGCCCGAATGGGTTAAGTTCTGTAAGAATCTCTTCGGCGGTTTCGCTCTGCTCCTGTGGATCGGTGCCATCCTCTGTTTCATCGCTTATTCGATCCAGGCCAGTACCGTTGAGGAACCGGCTGATGATAATCTGTATCTCGGTATCGTGCTGGCCGCTGTCGTGATAGTTACCGGCATTTTCTCATACTACCAG gAATCGAAAAGTTCGAAAATTATGGAATCGTTCAAGAACATGGTGCCCCAGTTCGCTACCGTGCTGCGTGAGGGTGAGAAGCTGACCCTGCGCGCCGAAGATCTGGTCATCGGTGATGTCGTAGAGGTCAAGTTCGGCGATAGGATACCGGCAGATGTTCGCATCATCGAAGCGCGTAACTTCAAG GTTGACAACTCGTCGTTGACTGGTGAATCCGAGCCTCAGTCCCGTGGACCCGATTTTACTCATGAAAACCCTCTGGAAACGAAAAATTTGGCCTTCTTCTCGACCAACGCTGTTGAAGGAACTGCTAAGGGTGTTGTCATCAGCTGTGGTGATCATACCGTGATGGGACGTATTGCAGGTTTGGCTTCGGGTCTGGATACTGGTGAGACTCCAATCGCTAAGGAAATTCACCATTTCATTCATCTGATCACGGGTGTCGCTGTGTTCCTCGGTGTGACGTTCTTCGTTATCGCATTCATCCTCGGTTATCACTGGCTGGACGCTGTCATCTTCCTGATCGGTATCATTGTCGCCAACGTACCGGAGGGTCTGCTGGCCACCGTCACCGTGTGTCTGACGCTCACTGCCAAACGTATGGCTTCGAAGAATTGTCTGGTAAAGAATCTGGAAGCCGTAGAAACACTCGGCTCGACTTCGACTATCTGCTCGGATAAGACTGGTACGCTGACCCAGAACCGGATGACCGTTGCGCATATGTGGTTTGACAATCAGATCATTGAAGCCGATACCACTGAGGATCAGAGTGGTGTGCAGTACGATCGCACTAGCCCTGGATTCAAGGCCCTGTCCCGCATCGCTACACTGTGCAACCGTGCTGAATTCAAGGGAGGTCAAGATGGTGTTCCAATTCTGAAGAAGGAGGTAAGCGGTGACGCTTCCGAAGCCGCTCTGCTGAAGTGTATGGAGTTGGCCCTTGGAGACGTAATGAACATCCGCAAGCGCAACAAGAAGGTGTGCGAAATTCCATTCAACTCCACCAACAAGTACCAGGTGTCGATCCATGAGACAGAGGATCCCAGTGATCCGCGCTATCTGTTGGTCATGAAGGGTGCCCCTGAGCGTATTTTGGAACGTTGCTCGACCATCTTCATCAACGGCAAGGAGAAGCTTATGGACGAAGAAATGAAGGAAGCATTCAACAATGCCTACCTGGAGCTGGGCGGTCTCGGTGAGCGTGTGCTCGGATTCTGCGATTTCCTGCTGCCATCGGATAAGTACCCGGTCGGTTTCAAGTTCAACTCGGACGAAGTGAACTTCCAGGTCGAAAATCTGCGCTTCGTTGGACTAATGTCCATGATTGATCCTCCGCGTGCTGCTGTCCCAGACGCCGTAGCCAAGTGCCGCTCGGCCGGTATCAAGGTCATCATGGTTACTGGCGATCACCCGATCACTGCTAAGGCCATCGCTAAGTCTGTCGGTATTATCTCGGAGGGCAACGAAACCGTGGAGGACATTGCCCAGCGATTGAACATCCCGGTGTCAGAGGTGAATCCACGTGAGGCAAAGGCTGCCGTCGTGCACGGTTCGGAACTCCGTGACCTGTCGTCGGACCAGATGGACGAAATTCTGCGCTACCATACGGAAATTGTGTTTGCACGTACCTCGCCACAACAGAAGCTGATCATCGTGGAGGGTTGCCAGCGCATGGGAGCTATTGTCGCTGTAACTGGTGACGGTGTGAACGATTCGCCCGCCTTAAAGAAGGCTGACATCGGTGTTGCCATGGGTATTGCCGGTTCGGATGTGTCGAAGCAG GCTGCTGACATGATTCTGCTCGATGATAACTTTGCTTCGATTGTTACTGGTGTCGAGGAGGGACGTCTGATTTTCGATAACTTGAAGAAATCGATTGCCTATACGTTGACATCTAACATTCCGGAAATTTCGCCCTTCCTGGCATTCATCTTGTGCGACATTCCGCTACCGCTCGGCACTGTCACTATTCTGTGTATCGATTTGGGCACGGACATG GTACCTGCCATTTCGCTAGCCTACGAACATGCAGAGTCCGATATCATGAAACGACCACCGCGTGATCCATTCAACGATAAACTTGTCAATGAGAG ACTTATCTCGATGGCTTACGGTCAGATCGGTATGATTCAGGCAGCTGCCGGTTTCTTCGTGTACTTCGTCATCATGGCTGAGAACGGATTCTTGCCGCTGAAGCTGTTCGGTCTCCGCAAGAGCTGGGACTCGAAAGCCATTAACGATCTCACCGATTCGTACGGTCAGGAATGg ACCTACCGCGATCGCAAGACCCTCGAGTTTACCTGCCACACCGCGTTCTTCGTGTCGATTGTCGTTGTCCAGTGGGCCGATTTGATCATCTGTAAGACTCGCCGTAACTCGATTTTCCACCAGGGTATGAGAAACTGGGCCCTCAACTTTGGTCTCGTGTTCGAAACGATACTTGCTGCCATTCTGTCCTACACGCCGGGCATGGACAAGGGTCTGCGCATGTTCCCACTGAA ATTCGTTTGGTGGCTACCAGCTTTACCGTTCAGCTTGTCCATCTTCGTGTATGACGAAATTCGTCGCTTCTACTTGAGACGCAATCCAGGCGGCTGGCTAGAGCAAGAAACGTACTATTAG
- the LOC125761417 gene encoding sodium/potassium-transporting ATPase subunit alpha isoform X1, whose protein sequence is MARSMDEETGRTDSYRVATVAPLKDDNRTADGQFKSRRKMPPKKKTDLDDLKQELDIDYHKITPEELYQRLQTHPENGLSHAKAKENLERDGPNALTPPKQTPEWVKFCKNLFGGFALLLWIGAILCFIAYSIQASTVEEPADDNLYLGIVLAAVVIVTGIFSYYQESKSSKIMESFKNMVPQFATVLREGEKLTLRAEDLVIGDVVEVKFGDRIPADVRIIEARNFKVDNSSLTGESEPQSRGPDFTHENPLETKNLAFFSTNAVEGTAKGVVISCGDHTVMGRIAGLASGLDTGETPIAKEIHHFIHLITGVAVFLGVTFFVIAFILGYHWLDAVIFLIGIIVANVPEGLLATVTVCLTLTAKRMASKNCLVKNLEAVETLGSTSTICSDKTGTLTQNRMTVAHMWFDNQIIEADTTEDQSGVQYDRTSPGFKALSRIATLCNRAEFKGGQDGVPILKKEVSGDASEAALLKCMELALGDVMNIRKRNKKVCEIPFNSTNKYQVSIHETEDPSDPRYLLVMKGAPERILERCSTIFINGKEKLMDEEMKEAFNNAYLELGGLGERVLGFCDFLLPSDKYPVGFKFNSDEVNFQVENLRFVGLMSMIDPPRAAVPDAVAKCRSAGIKVIMVTGDHPITAKAIAKSVGIISEGNETVEDIAQRLNIPVSEVNPREAKAAVVHGSELRDLSSDQMDEILRYHTEIVFARTSPQQKLIIVEGCQRMGAIVAVTGDGVNDSPALKKADIGVAMGIAGSDVSKQAADMILLDDNFASIVTGVEEGRLIFDNLKKSIAYTLTSNIPEISPFLAFILCDIPLPLGTVTILCIDLGTDMVPAISLAYEAPESDIMKRRPRDPYRDNLVNRRLISMAYGQIGMIQAAAGFFVYFVIMAENGFLPLKLFGLRKSWDSKAINDLTDSYGQEWTYRDRKTLEFTCHTAFFVSIVVVQWADLIICKTRRNSIFHQGMRNWALNFGLVFETILAAILSYTPGMDKGLRMFPLKFVWWLPALPFSLSIFVYDEIRRFYLRRNPGGWLEQETYY, encoded by the exons ACCGGTAGGACGGACTCGTACCGTGTGGCCACGGTGGCCCCACTTAAGGATGACAATCGCACAGCCGATGGCCAGTTCAAG TCAAGACGCAAAATGccgccaaaaaagaaaactgattTAGATGATCTGAAGCAGGAGCTCGACATCGATTACCACAAGATCACACCGGAGGAACTGTACCAGCGACTACAGACACATCCGGAAAAT gGTCTGAGTCATGCAAAAGCCAAGGAGAATTTGGAACGTGATGGACCAAACGCCCTGACCCCACCCAAACAGACGCCCGAATGGGTTAAGTTCTGTAAGAATCTCTTCGGCGGTTTCGCTCTGCTCCTGTGGATCGGTGCCATCCTCTGTTTCATCGCTTATTCGATCCAGGCCAGTACCGTTGAGGAACCGGCTGATGATAATCTGTATCTCGGTATCGTGCTGGCCGCTGTCGTGATAGTTACCGGCATTTTCTCATACTACCAG gAATCGAAAAGTTCGAAAATTATGGAATCGTTCAAGAACATGGTGCCCCAGTTCGCTACCGTGCTGCGTGAGGGTGAGAAGCTGACCCTGCGCGCCGAAGATCTGGTCATCGGTGATGTCGTAGAGGTCAAGTTCGGCGATAGGATACCGGCAGATGTTCGCATCATCGAAGCGCGTAACTTCAAG GTTGACAACTCGTCGTTGACTGGTGAATCCGAGCCTCAGTCCCGTGGACCCGATTTTACTCATGAAAACCCTCTGGAAACGAAAAATTTGGCCTTCTTCTCGACCAACGCTGTTGAAGGAACTGCTAAGGGTGTTGTCATCAGCTGTGGTGATCATACCGTGATGGGACGTATTGCAGGTTTGGCTTCGGGTCTGGATACTGGTGAGACTCCAATCGCTAAGGAAATTCACCATTTCATTCATCTGATCACGGGTGTCGCTGTGTTCCTCGGTGTGACGTTCTTCGTTATCGCATTCATCCTCGGTTATCACTGGCTGGACGCTGTCATCTTCCTGATCGGTATCATTGTCGCCAACGTACCGGAGGGTCTGCTGGCCACCGTCACCGTGTGTCTGACGCTCACTGCCAAACGTATGGCTTCGAAGAATTGTCTGGTAAAGAATCTGGAAGCCGTAGAAACACTCGGCTCGACTTCGACTATCTGCTCGGATAAGACTGGTACGCTGACCCAGAACCGGATGACCGTTGCGCATATGTGGTTTGACAATCAGATCATTGAAGCCGATACCACTGAGGATCAGAGTGGTGTGCAGTACGATCGCACTAGCCCTGGATTCAAGGCCCTGTCCCGCATCGCTACACTGTGCAACCGTGCTGAATTCAAGGGAGGTCAAGATGGTGTTCCAATTCTGAAGAAGGAGGTAAGCGGTGACGCTTCCGAAGCCGCTCTGCTGAAGTGTATGGAGTTGGCCCTTGGAGACGTAATGAACATCCGCAAGCGCAACAAGAAGGTGTGCGAAATTCCATTCAACTCCACCAACAAGTACCAGGTGTCGATCCATGAGACAGAGGATCCCAGTGATCCGCGCTATCTGTTGGTCATGAAGGGTGCCCCTGAGCGTATTTTGGAACGTTGCTCGACCATCTTCATCAACGGCAAGGAGAAGCTTATGGACGAAGAAATGAAGGAAGCATTCAACAATGCCTACCTGGAGCTGGGCGGTCTCGGTGAGCGTGTGCTCGGATTCTGCGATTTCCTGCTGCCATCGGATAAGTACCCGGTCGGTTTCAAGTTCAACTCGGACGAAGTGAACTTCCAGGTCGAAAATCTGCGCTTCGTTGGACTAATGTCCATGATTGATCCTCCGCGTGCTGCTGTCCCAGACGCCGTAGCCAAGTGCCGCTCGGCCGGTATCAAGGTCATCATGGTTACTGGCGATCACCCGATCACTGCTAAGGCCATCGCTAAGTCTGTCGGTATTATCTCGGAGGGCAACGAAACCGTGGAGGACATTGCCCAGCGATTGAACATCCCGGTGTCAGAGGTGAATCCACGTGAGGCAAAGGCTGCCGTCGTGCACGGTTCGGAACTCCGTGACCTGTCGTCGGACCAGATGGACGAAATTCTGCGCTACCATACGGAAATTGTGTTTGCACGTACCTCGCCACAACAGAAGCTGATCATCGTGGAGGGTTGCCAGCGCATGGGAGCTATTGTCGCTGTAACTGGTGACGGTGTGAACGATTCGCCCGCCTTAAAGAAGGCTGACATCGGTGTTGCCATGGGTATTGCCGGTTCGGATGTGTCGAAGCAG GCTGCTGACATGATTCTGCTCGATGATAACTTTGCTTCGATTGTTACTGGTGTCGAGGAGGGACGTCTGATTTTCGATAACTTGAAGAAATCGATTGCCTATACGTTGACATCTAACATTCCGGAAATTTCGCCCTTCCTGGCATTCATCTTGTGCGACATTCCGCTACCGCTCGGCACTGTCACTATTCTGTGTATCGATTTGGGCACGGACATG GTACCGGCCATTTCGCTCGCCTACGAAGCACCGGAGAGTGACATTATGAAGCGCCGACCGAGAGATCCTTATCGTGACAACTTGGTCAACCGCAG ACTTATCTCGATGGCTTACGGTCAGATCGGTATGATTCAGGCAGCTGCCGGTTTCTTCGTGTACTTCGTCATCATGGCTGAGAACGGATTCTTGCCGCTGAAGCTGTTCGGTCTCCGCAAGAGCTGGGACTCGAAAGCCATTAACGATCTCACCGATTCGTACGGTCAGGAATGg ACCTACCGCGATCGCAAGACCCTCGAGTTTACCTGCCACACCGCGTTCTTCGTGTCGATTGTCGTTGTCCAGTGGGCCGATTTGATCATCTGTAAGACTCGCCGTAACTCGATTTTCCACCAGGGTATGAGAAACTGGGCCCTCAACTTTGGTCTCGTGTTCGAAACGATACTTGCTGCCATTCTGTCCTACACGCCGGGCATGGACAAGGGTCTGCGCATGTTCCCACTGAA ATTCGTTTGGTGGCTACCAGCTTTACCGTTCAGCTTGTCCATCTTCGTGTATGACGAAATTCGTCGCTTCTACTTGAGACGCAATCCAGGCGGCTGGCTAGAGCAAGAAACGTACTATTAG
- the LOC125761417 gene encoding sodium/potassium-transporting ATPase subunit alpha isoform X2, with translation MARSMDEETGRTDSYRVATVAPLKDDNRTADGQFKSRRKMPPKKKTDLDDLKQELDIDYHKITPEELYQRLQTHPENGLSHAKAKENLERDGPNALTPPKQTPEWVKFCKNLFGGFALLLWIGAILCFIAYSIQASTVEEPADDNLYLGIVLAAVVIVTGIFSYYQESKSSKIMESFKNMVPQFATVLREGEKLTLRAEDLVIGDVVEVKFGDRIPADVRIIEARNFKVDNSSLTGESEPQSRGPDFTHENPLETKNLAFFSTNAVEGTAKGVVISCGDHTVMGRIAGLASGLDTGETPIAKEIHHFIHLITGVAVFLGVTFFVIAFILGYHWLDAVIFLIGIIVANVPEGLLATVTVCLTLTAKRMASKNCLVKNLEAVETLGSTSTICSDKTGTLTQNRMTVAHMWFDNQIIEADTTEDQSGVQYDRTSPGFKALSRIATLCNRAEFKGGQDGVPILKKEVSGDASEAALLKCMELALGDVMNIRKRNKKVCEIPFNSTNKYQVSIHETEDPSDPRYLLVMKGAPERILERCSTIFINGKEKLMDEEMKEAFNNAYLELGGLGERVLGFCDFLLPSDKYPVGFKFNSDEVNFQVENLRFVGLMSMIDPPRAAVPDAVAKCRSAGIKVIMVTGDHPITAKAIAKSVGIISEGNETVEDIAQRLNIPVSEVNPREAKAAVVHGSELRDLSSDQMDEILRYHTEIVFARTSPQQKLIIVEGCQRMGAIVAVTGDGVNDSPALKKADIGVAMGIAGSDVSKQAADMILLDDNFASIVTGVEEGRLIFDNLKKSIAYTLTSNIPEISPFLAFILCDIPLPLGTVTILCIDLGTDMVPAISLAYEEAESDIMKRQPRNPFTDKLVNERLISMAYGQIGMIQAAAGFFVYFVIMAENGFLPLKLFGLRKSWDSKAINDLTDSYGQEWTYRDRKTLEFTCHTAFFVSIVVVQWADLIICKTRRNSIFHQGMRNWALNFGLVFETILAAILSYTPGMDKGLRMFPLKFVWWLPALPFSLSIFVYDEIRRFYLRRNPGGWLEQETYY, from the exons ACCGGTAGGACGGACTCGTACCGTGTGGCCACGGTGGCCCCACTTAAGGATGACAATCGCACAGCCGATGGCCAGTTCAAG TCAAGACGCAAAATGccgccaaaaaagaaaactgattTAGATGATCTGAAGCAGGAGCTCGACATCGATTACCACAAGATCACACCGGAGGAACTGTACCAGCGACTACAGACACATCCGGAAAAT gGTCTGAGTCATGCAAAAGCCAAGGAGAATTTGGAACGTGATGGACCAAACGCCCTGACCCCACCCAAACAGACGCCCGAATGGGTTAAGTTCTGTAAGAATCTCTTCGGCGGTTTCGCTCTGCTCCTGTGGATCGGTGCCATCCTCTGTTTCATCGCTTATTCGATCCAGGCCAGTACCGTTGAGGAACCGGCTGATGATAATCTGTATCTCGGTATCGTGCTGGCCGCTGTCGTGATAGTTACCGGCATTTTCTCATACTACCAG gAATCGAAAAGTTCGAAAATTATGGAATCGTTCAAGAACATGGTGCCCCAGTTCGCTACCGTGCTGCGTGAGGGTGAGAAGCTGACCCTGCGCGCCGAAGATCTGGTCATCGGTGATGTCGTAGAGGTCAAGTTCGGCGATAGGATACCGGCAGATGTTCGCATCATCGAAGCGCGTAACTTCAAG GTTGACAACTCGTCGTTGACTGGTGAATCCGAGCCTCAGTCCCGTGGACCCGATTTTACTCATGAAAACCCTCTGGAAACGAAAAATTTGGCCTTCTTCTCGACCAACGCTGTTGAAGGAACTGCTAAGGGTGTTGTCATCAGCTGTGGTGATCATACCGTGATGGGACGTATTGCAGGTTTGGCTTCGGGTCTGGATACTGGTGAGACTCCAATCGCTAAGGAAATTCACCATTTCATTCATCTGATCACGGGTGTCGCTGTGTTCCTCGGTGTGACGTTCTTCGTTATCGCATTCATCCTCGGTTATCACTGGCTGGACGCTGTCATCTTCCTGATCGGTATCATTGTCGCCAACGTACCGGAGGGTCTGCTGGCCACCGTCACCGTGTGTCTGACGCTCACTGCCAAACGTATGGCTTCGAAGAATTGTCTGGTAAAGAATCTGGAAGCCGTAGAAACACTCGGCTCGACTTCGACTATCTGCTCGGATAAGACTGGTACGCTGACCCAGAACCGGATGACCGTTGCGCATATGTGGTTTGACAATCAGATCATTGAAGCCGATACCACTGAGGATCAGAGTGGTGTGCAGTACGATCGCACTAGCCCTGGATTCAAGGCCCTGTCCCGCATCGCTACACTGTGCAACCGTGCTGAATTCAAGGGAGGTCAAGATGGTGTTCCAATTCTGAAGAAGGAGGTAAGCGGTGACGCTTCCGAAGCCGCTCTGCTGAAGTGTATGGAGTTGGCCCTTGGAGACGTAATGAACATCCGCAAGCGCAACAAGAAGGTGTGCGAAATTCCATTCAACTCCACCAACAAGTACCAGGTGTCGATCCATGAGACAGAGGATCCCAGTGATCCGCGCTATCTGTTGGTCATGAAGGGTGCCCCTGAGCGTATTTTGGAACGTTGCTCGACCATCTTCATCAACGGCAAGGAGAAGCTTATGGACGAAGAAATGAAGGAAGCATTCAACAATGCCTACCTGGAGCTGGGCGGTCTCGGTGAGCGTGTGCTCGGATTCTGCGATTTCCTGCTGCCATCGGATAAGTACCCGGTCGGTTTCAAGTTCAACTCGGACGAAGTGAACTTCCAGGTCGAAAATCTGCGCTTCGTTGGACTAATGTCCATGATTGATCCTCCGCGTGCTGCTGTCCCAGACGCCGTAGCCAAGTGCCGCTCGGCCGGTATCAAGGTCATCATGGTTACTGGCGATCACCCGATCACTGCTAAGGCCATCGCTAAGTCTGTCGGTATTATCTCGGAGGGCAACGAAACCGTGGAGGACATTGCCCAGCGATTGAACATCCCGGTGTCAGAGGTGAATCCACGTGAGGCAAAGGCTGCCGTCGTGCACGGTTCGGAACTCCGTGACCTGTCGTCGGACCAGATGGACGAAATTCTGCGCTACCATACGGAAATTGTGTTTGCACGTACCTCGCCACAACAGAAGCTGATCATCGTGGAGGGTTGCCAGCGCATGGGAGCTATTGTCGCTGTAACTGGTGACGGTGTGAACGATTCGCCCGCCTTAAAGAAGGCTGACATCGGTGTTGCCATGGGTATTGCCGGTTCGGATGTGTCGAAGCAG GCTGCTGACATGATTCTGCTCGATGATAACTTTGCTTCGATTGTTACTGGTGTCGAGGAGGGACGTCTGATTTTCGATAACTTGAAGAAATCGATTGCCTATACGTTGACATCTAACATTCCGGAAATTTCGCCCTTCCTGGCATTCATCTTGTGCGACATTCCGCTACCGCTCGGCACTGTCACTATTCTGTGTATCGATTTGGGCACGGACATG GTTCCCGCTATCTCACTTGCCTACGAGGAAGCCGAATCCGATATCATGAAACGCCAGCCCCGTAACCCGTTCACTGATAAATTGGTCAACGAAAG ACTTATCTCGATGGCTTACGGTCAGATCGGTATGATTCAGGCAGCTGCCGGTTTCTTCGTGTACTTCGTCATCATGGCTGAGAACGGATTCTTGCCGCTGAAGCTGTTCGGTCTCCGCAAGAGCTGGGACTCGAAAGCCATTAACGATCTCACCGATTCGTACGGTCAGGAATGg ACCTACCGCGATCGCAAGACCCTCGAGTTTACCTGCCACACCGCGTTCTTCGTGTCGATTGTCGTTGTCCAGTGGGCCGATTTGATCATCTGTAAGACTCGCCGTAACTCGATTTTCCACCAGGGTATGAGAAACTGGGCCCTCAACTTTGGTCTCGTGTTCGAAACGATACTTGCTGCCATTCTGTCCTACACGCCGGGCATGGACAAGGGTCTGCGCATGTTCCCACTGAA ATTCGTTTGGTGGCTACCAGCTTTACCGTTCAGCTTGTCCATCTTCGTGTATGACGAAATTCGTCGCTTCTACTTGAGACGCAATCCAGGCGGCTGGCTAGAGCAAGAAACGTACTATTAG